A single genomic interval of Spirosoma linguale DSM 74 harbors:
- a CDS encoding WD40 domain protein beta Propeller (PFAM: WD40 domain protein beta Propeller~KEGG: smt:Smal_2084 WD40 domain protein beta propeller), with the protein MSCDKLQPMQYSQGTFPDVVTNLGDVNSVDDDYNSTIPAFGDVMPLLFSSKRGGRSDFNFVKESLTYSFDRRSGAFSFDNKPYWGLDVVQEQTPIGWAADKVNSNGNELGPYIKSYERDLIKDGMNRHYAEYLLLFASDRTGNLDIYLTHNYQNNPTNTSSVSGSSGPLNNKQFVEPVPLSFLNSTADDGYPTFDKSNGSIYFTSNRAGSFDIYKATLPTIAPAELQSKLPTLGDVAIEKVAGLSSTADDKCPFILDNILVFTSNRPGGLGGYDLYYSKWDGSRWSVPVNFGPTVNTASDEYRPILTGQPDYTNQLMLFSSNRPGGKGGFDLYMVGVPK; encoded by the coding sequence ATGAGCTGTGACAAGCTTCAGCCGATGCAATACAGCCAGGGCACATTTCCCGATGTGGTTACGAATCTTGGCGATGTCAACTCGGTCGATGATGACTATAATTCAACGATTCCGGCTTTCGGAGACGTTATGCCGCTGCTATTTTCGTCAAAGCGGGGTGGCCGGTCCGATTTTAACTTCGTGAAGGAGTCGCTTACGTATTCGTTTGACCGGCGTAGCGGTGCTTTTTCGTTTGATAACAAACCTTATTGGGGGCTTGATGTGGTACAGGAGCAAACTCCCATCGGCTGGGCTGCCGACAAAGTGAATTCTAATGGTAACGAGCTGGGGCCGTATATCAAATCATACGAAAGGGATTTGATAAAAGACGGCATGAATCGCCATTATGCCGAATACCTGCTGTTGTTTGCCTCCGACCGTACGGGTAATCTGGATATTTACCTGACGCATAATTACCAGAATAATCCCACCAATACATCGTCTGTTTCGGGAAGTTCGGGTCCGCTGAACAACAAACAATTTGTGGAGCCGGTACCGTTGTCGTTCCTAAACTCTACCGCCGACGATGGCTACCCGACGTTCGATAAAAGCAACGGGTCAATTTACTTTACCTCCAACCGGGCGGGTTCCTTCGATATTTATAAAGCAACGCTACCAACTATCGCACCTGCCGAATTACAGTCGAAACTACCCACTCTAGGCGACGTAGCCATTGAAAAAGTAGCCGGTCTGTCGTCAACAGCCGATGATAAATGCCCGTTTATTCTGGATAATATACTGGTGTTTACCTCGAACCGGCCGGGTGGTCTTGGCGGCTATGATTTATACTATAGCAAATGGGATGGCAGCCGCTGGTCGGTTCCGGTTAACTTCGGTCCAACGGTCAATACCGCTTCGGACGAATATCGCCCCATTCTGACAGGTCAGCCCGACTATACAAACCAATTGATGTTGTTCTCGTCCAATCGGCCCGGCGGGAAAGGTGGGTTTGATTTGTACATGGTAGGTGTGCCGAAGTAA
- a CDS encoding conserved hypothetical protein (KEGG: ccs:CCNA_03020 hypothetical protein), with protein sequence MKIPLLLACLLLLAALTPPSIDSLKLNQIQCIGSHNSYKQAIDPALFALLSRTDSLRFKAIEYSHISLTDQLNLGLQNLEIDVYADAKGGKYAHPMGLKLAKNQQPYDEAGVMNEPGFKVFHIQDIDFRSNSPTFKGCLAELKRWSDAHPAHYPVFITMNAKDDTIRRAGFTLPEPFTASVLNQLDSVILAGLGRSKLIRPDDVRGNKPTLEAAVLAGNWPTLQASKGKFLFVLDETGTKRSAYIAGHPSLKNRVLFTNSEPATPEAAFLILNNSIEEQSQIQAMVKKGYLVRTRADSDTRQARSNDKRNFDAACQSGAQIITTDYYAKSQFFPSDYIISFANGTYLRPNPIMH encoded by the coding sequence ATGAAAATACCCCTACTGTTGGCTTGTTTACTGCTACTGGCAGCACTTACCCCACCTAGTATCGACTCACTTAAACTGAATCAGATTCAATGCATTGGTTCGCACAACAGCTACAAACAGGCAATTGACCCTGCGCTATTCGCCCTGCTGTCCCGAACGGATTCACTGCGGTTTAAAGCCATCGAGTATAGCCACATTAGCCTGACCGACCAGCTTAATCTGGGCTTGCAAAATCTTGAAATCGATGTTTATGCCGACGCAAAGGGGGGTAAATATGCTCATCCTATGGGGCTTAAACTCGCCAAAAATCAACAACCGTATGATGAAGCCGGGGTTATGAATGAACCCGGTTTTAAGGTATTTCACATTCAGGATATTGACTTTAGAAGTAATTCGCCGACGTTTAAAGGCTGCCTGGCCGAACTCAAACGCTGGTCGGATGCCCATCCTGCTCATTATCCGGTATTCATCACGATGAACGCCAAAGACGACACGATCCGGAGAGCGGGCTTCACCCTACCCGAACCGTTCACGGCCTCGGTACTAAATCAATTGGATAGTGTGATTCTGGCGGGTTTGGGTCGTTCCAAGCTCATCAGGCCCGATGATGTTCGGGGCAACAAGCCAACGCTGGAAGCGGCCGTGCTGGCAGGAAACTGGCCTACCCTTCAAGCATCGAAGGGGAAATTCCTGTTTGTTCTCGACGAGACCGGGACCAAACGGTCGGCGTATATAGCGGGGCACCCATCGCTCAAAAACCGCGTCCTGTTTACCAATTCAGAACCGGCAACGCCTGAAGCCGCGTTTCTGATTCTCAATAACTCCATCGAAGAGCAAAGTCAGATTCAGGCAATGGTTAAAAAAGGATATCTGGTCCGCACCCGCGCCGATTCCGATACCCGGCAGGCCCGCAGCAACGACAAACGTAATTTCGACGCAGCCTGCCAGTCGGGAGCCCAGATCATCACGACGGATTATTACGCAAAAAGCCAGTTCTTTCCGTCAGATTACATCATCAGCTTTGCCAACGGTACCTACCTACGACCCAACCCGATAATGCACTAA
- a CDS encoding glycoside hydrolase family 3 domain protein (PFAM: glycoside hydrolase family 3 domain protein~KEGG: pin:Ping_0139 glycoside hydrolase family 3 protein) codes for MHLFNKRFSYHYLVLSTLTLATSGVLAQKPTQPALGSRSVKPLTVNGFSFKDLNKNGKLDKYEDWRLPTEQRVQDLIGQMTLDEKIGFMLISTSRMAGDFSFQQGAPKAEITSGFNEEDQVQSMNMFTRKPLPYPMMMAAGTTKAVTQNQLRHFILRANTSAKTMAEWHNNLQALCENSRLGIPAIVASNPRNHITTDAAVGLSVGTTVFSKWPGELGLAAMRDLKLTREFADIARQEWAAVGLRKGYQYMADLATEPRWQRIEGTFGEDADLAANMTREIVLGFQGPKLGLHSVGLTTKHFPGGGPQVEGQDPHFDWGKDQHYPGNMFEYHLKPFQAAIDAGTSSIMPYYAKPIGTKYEEIAFAYNKAIIKDLLRGKMGFQGIINSDTGPIEMMPWGVEKLSIEERYQKAIECGVDLFSGSADPSLLMSTVKKGLVTEKRINESVARLLREEFALGLFENPYVDPEVAQKTVGKPEFQQRADLAFRKSIVLLRNSGKLLPLAPKTKVFIESYYDNGRSKEPITVIKPATNNWNLEFVGSKEEADVVVLMLTPSSGSLFSSNGGPIELQLSKNKIDVKHVNEVTSQKPTVVLINYTSPWVIDEIDNPNLKTVLATFGTTPDAILDVLSGKFNPTGKMPFSTPVSRQAVLDNQSDVPGHMKQKGYALFTFGDGLSYPN; via the coding sequence ATGCATCTTTTTAACAAGCGTTTTTCGTACCACTATCTGGTCCTTTCAACGCTTACGCTGGCTACTTCGGGCGTGCTGGCCCAGAAACCAACGCAGCCTGCTCTAGGCTCGCGGTCGGTCAAACCACTAACCGTTAACGGCTTTTCATTCAAAGACCTGAATAAAAACGGAAAACTTGACAAATACGAAGACTGGCGCTTACCCACCGAACAGCGCGTACAGGATTTGATTGGCCAGATGACCCTTGATGAAAAGATAGGCTTCATGCTGATCAGCACATCGCGAATGGCCGGCGATTTTTCGTTTCAGCAGGGGGCTCCAAAAGCCGAAATCACAAGTGGCTTTAATGAAGAAGACCAGGTTCAGAGCATGAATATGTTCACCCGGAAGCCACTCCCCTACCCGATGATGATGGCCGCCGGAACAACCAAAGCCGTAACGCAGAACCAGCTACGCCATTTTATTCTGCGGGCCAACACGTCGGCGAAAACCATGGCCGAATGGCATAACAATTTACAGGCGCTCTGCGAAAACTCCCGTCTGGGCATTCCGGCTATTGTAGCGTCCAACCCGAGAAATCACATCACCACCGATGCCGCTGTTGGGCTTAGCGTTGGCACAACGGTATTCTCAAAGTGGCCCGGCGAATTGGGTCTGGCGGCCATGCGCGACTTAAAACTTACCCGCGAATTTGCCGACATTGCCCGGCAGGAATGGGCGGCTGTGGGGCTGCGCAAAGGCTATCAGTACATGGCCGACTTAGCAACCGAACCGCGCTGGCAGCGTATTGAAGGCACATTTGGCGAAGATGCCGATCTAGCCGCCAACATGACCCGCGAAATAGTACTCGGCTTTCAGGGACCCAAGCTGGGCCTCCACTCCGTAGGACTTACCACCAAGCACTTCCCCGGTGGCGGACCGCAGGTAGAGGGGCAGGACCCGCATTTCGACTGGGGAAAAGATCAGCATTACCCCGGCAACATGTTCGAGTATCACCTCAAGCCATTTCAGGCCGCCATTGATGCCGGCACATCGTCCATCATGCCTTACTACGCCAAACCCATCGGCACAAAATATGAAGAGATAGCTTTTGCTTATAATAAAGCCATTATCAAAGATTTACTTCGCGGCAAAATGGGCTTTCAGGGCATTATCAACTCCGACACGGGGCCTATTGAAATGATGCCTTGGGGCGTTGAGAAGTTAAGCATCGAGGAACGATACCAGAAGGCTATCGAGTGCGGAGTTGATTTGTTTTCCGGTTCTGCCGATCCCTCGCTGCTGATGTCGACCGTAAAAAAAGGACTCGTGACTGAAAAGCGGATCAACGAATCCGTAGCCCGGTTACTGCGTGAGGAATTCGCGCTGGGCCTGTTTGAAAACCCATACGTCGACCCGGAGGTTGCACAGAAAACGGTTGGAAAACCCGAGTTTCAGCAACGGGCCGATCTTGCTTTCCGGAAATCCATTGTGCTGCTGCGCAATTCGGGAAAACTGCTTCCGCTGGCCCCAAAAACCAAAGTCTTTATTGAGTCATACTACGACAATGGCCGCTCTAAAGAGCCTATTACGGTAATCAAACCTGCAACGAACAACTGGAATCTGGAGTTTGTCGGTAGCAAAGAAGAAGCCGATGTTGTGGTGCTGATGCTGACGCCCAGCAGCGGTAGTTTATTCAGCTCGAACGGCGGGCCAATTGAGTTGCAACTGTCAAAAAACAAGATCGACGTAAAGCACGTCAATGAAGTAACCAGTCAGAAACCAACCGTTGTCCTGATCAATTACACGAGTCCGTGGGTGATCGACGAAATTGACAATCCAAACCTCAAAACGGTACTGGCAACGTTTGGCACCACCCCCGACGCCATTCTGGACGTGCTGAGCGGGAAGTTCAACCCGACCGGCAAGATGCCGTTCAGCACTCCCGTTTCCCGACAGGCCGTTCTCGACAACCAATCCGACGTGCCGGGCCATATGAAGCAAAAAGGCTATGCGCTGTTCACCTTTGGCGATGGACTGAGCTACCCGAACTAA
- a CDS encoding drug resistance transporter, EmrB/QacA subfamily (TIGRFAM: drug resistance transporter, EmrB/QacA subfamily~PFAM: major facilitator superfamily MFS_1~KEGG: glo:Glov_1631 drug resistance transporter, EmrB/QacA subfamily) translates to MKKLGFDKWIVVITVTTAALLQTIDSSIVNVTLNQMMGNLGASLGDISWVVTGYAAASAVMITMSGWLTAKLGRRNYFAASIILFTIASVFCGTSTNVWELVFFRVVQGIGGGGLLTTAQSILIQTFPKEDLGIANAIFGLGVIIGPSIGPTLGGFITDNLSWNWVFYINIPFGILATFLTYTYIKEPAEKMLAGKMDWLALILLVMGIGGLQIILEKGEEKDWFDSRFIVGMSIAAGVGLIGFIWRQLAVKLPILDLRLLRQRRFAVGTLFNFILGFGLFASVFIIPVFCQTILGFTASQTGLLLMPGSIATGMMMPVVGGLMSKNYISPVWYAGIGFVLFFGFCFDLSAISLAAGPDYFFWPLIIRGIGMGLIFIPLTTVTLADLKNIEIPQGSALTGMIRQLGGTFGTAIMTTYISTRTMFHASRLGDNVSIYNPLSVDRIRQYTGLFLSKGDALASATSKAYGLMQGTMIRQALVMTYADAFLVIGGFFLICVPLLLLFIGKKIEAPAHTEMVME, encoded by the coding sequence ATGAAAAAATTAGGTTTCGATAAATGGATCGTTGTGATAACCGTTACAACGGCCGCCCTGCTGCAAACCATCGACTCTTCGATCGTTAACGTGACGCTGAACCAGATGATGGGCAACCTGGGCGCATCGCTGGGTGATATCAGCTGGGTTGTTACGGGCTATGCAGCCGCCAGTGCCGTCATGATCACCATGTCGGGCTGGCTAACAGCCAAGCTGGGCCGGCGGAATTACTTTGCCGCTTCTATTATTCTGTTTACAATCGCGTCGGTCTTTTGTGGTACTTCAACTAACGTCTGGGAACTCGTCTTTTTCCGGGTTGTACAGGGTATCGGCGGGGGAGGGTTGTTAACCACAGCCCAGTCTATTCTGATTCAGACATTCCCCAAGGAAGACCTGGGTATTGCCAATGCCATTTTTGGGCTTGGTGTAATTATAGGTCCATCCATTGGACCTACGCTGGGGGGCTTCATTACCGATAACCTGTCGTGGAACTGGGTGTTTTATATCAACATTCCTTTCGGTATTCTGGCTACGTTCCTGACGTACACCTACATTAAGGAACCTGCTGAGAAGATGTTGGCGGGTAAGATGGACTGGCTGGCATTGATTCTCCTGGTTATGGGTATTGGTGGTTTGCAGATCATTCTGGAAAAAGGCGAAGAAAAAGATTGGTTCGACTCTCGCTTCATCGTGGGTATGTCCATTGCGGCCGGTGTTGGCCTGATTGGATTCATCTGGCGGCAACTGGCGGTCAAGCTGCCCATTCTGGACTTGCGGCTATTACGTCAGCGCCGGTTTGCGGTGGGAACACTGTTTAACTTTATCCTTGGTTTCGGTCTGTTTGCATCGGTCTTTATTATTCCGGTTTTCTGCCAGACCATTCTGGGATTCACCGCCAGCCAAACGGGCTTGCTGCTCATGCCGGGCTCCATTGCTACGGGTATGATGATGCCCGTGGTGGGTGGCCTGATGAGTAAAAACTACATCTCGCCGGTTTGGTATGCGGGCATTGGCTTTGTGCTGTTCTTTGGTTTCTGTTTCGATCTGTCGGCCATTAGTCTGGCTGCCGGCCCGGATTATTTCTTCTGGCCATTGATCATCCGGGGTATTGGTATGGGATTAATCTTTATCCCGCTCACAACCGTTACCCTGGCCGACTTGAAGAACATCGAAATTCCACAGGGATCGGCACTTACGGGTATGATTCGTCAGTTGGGCGGTACGTTCGGAACGGCCATCATGACGACTTATATCTCAACCCGTACCATGTTTCATGCCTCGCGGTTGGGCGATAACGTCTCGATTTATAACCCACTCTCTGTCGACCGTATTCGTCAATACACCGGCTTGTTTCTTTCCAAAGGAGATGCACTGGCGTCGGCTACCAGCAAAGCGTATGGGTTGATGCAGGGCACTATGATACGGCAGGCGCTGGTGATGACGTATGCCGACGCTTTTCTGGTGATCGGTGGGTTTTTCCTGATCTGCGTTCCGCTGCTGCTACTGTTTATCGGTAAGAAAATTGAAGCTCCCGCCCATACCGAAATGGTGATGGAGTAA
- a CDS encoding protein of unknown function DUF819 (PFAM: protein of unknown function DUF819~KEGG: sdn:Sden_0924 hypothetical protein) — MQPLITNDAIILGIFLVLLTLIFRTSQSEHPFWKRAYAYVPSLLLCYIFPAGMNSLGLISGEQSSLYKVATTYLLPAALVLLTSTADLRAILRLGPKALITFMSGTVGIIIGAPIAFFLVMWLIPGFREQAIANEYWKGLVTISGSWIGGSSSQLALKEIYGCNEALFAIILVVDAVVSTTWTACLIYGAAYRDKIDGWLRADTTSIEEVKQRILAYKVEPDRPANLLDLSTILALGFGGGALAHALAYVISSTLQPYKASLTTYGLDPFTSNFLWVVILSTSLGIGLSFTRLRKLEKLGTTDLATLFVYFLIMTIGMRLDLSNLGGNMGLFLVAVIWMLIHITVMLVTARLIRAPYFFVAVGSQANIGGVSTAPAVASIFHPALAPVGVLLAVLSHVLGTYGGLLTAWLMRLVG; from the coding sequence ATGCAACCACTCATTACAAACGATGCCATTATTCTCGGCATTTTTCTGGTCCTGCTTACGCTTATTTTTAGAACGTCGCAATCAGAACATCCCTTCTGGAAACGGGCGTATGCCTATGTACCCTCGCTGCTGCTGTGCTACATTTTCCCGGCGGGCATGAACAGCCTTGGTCTCATCTCGGGAGAGCAGTCAAGCCTATACAAAGTGGCAACCACCTATCTACTGCCAGCGGCTTTGGTTCTGCTCACCTCCACCGCCGACCTGCGGGCTATTCTCCGACTCGGCCCCAAAGCCCTGATAACGTTTATGTCGGGCACGGTGGGCATTATTATTGGCGCACCCATTGCGTTTTTTCTGGTCATGTGGCTCATTCCGGGCTTTCGGGAGCAAGCTATCGCGAATGAGTACTGGAAAGGGCTGGTCACCATTTCGGGGAGCTGGATTGGTGGTAGCAGCAGCCAGCTGGCGCTTAAGGAAATTTACGGCTGCAATGAGGCCCTTTTTGCCATTATTCTGGTAGTCGATGCGGTTGTATCGACCACCTGGACGGCCTGTCTGATTTATGGAGCCGCTTACCGCGACAAGATCGACGGCTGGCTCAGAGCCGACACGACATCCATTGAGGAGGTTAAACAACGCATACTGGCTTACAAAGTGGAGCCCGACCGACCCGCCAACCTCCTGGACTTGAGTACTATTCTGGCGCTTGGCTTTGGCGGTGGCGCACTGGCCCACGCACTGGCATATGTAATTTCGAGTACGCTGCAACCCTACAAAGCATCGCTGACAACCTATGGGCTGGACCCATTCACGTCCAATTTTCTTTGGGTAGTCATTTTGTCCACTTCATTAGGTATTGGGCTTTCGTTTACCCGACTGCGCAAGCTCGAAAAACTAGGCACAACCGATCTGGCAACCCTGTTCGTTTACTTCCTGATTATGACCATCGGGATGCGCCTTGACCTCTCCAATCTGGGCGGTAACATGGGATTATTTCTCGTAGCCGTCATCTGGATGCTTATTCACATTACCGTCATGCTCGTCACCGCCCGTCTTATCAGGGCACCTTACTTCTTTGTAGCCGTTGGAAGTCAGGCTAACATTGGGGGCGTCTCGACGGCTCCGGCAGTTGCGTCGATCTTTCACCCCGCACTGGCACCTGTTGGTGTTTTGCTAGCGGTTCTGAGTCATGTTTTAGGCACCTATGGCGGCTTACTCACGGCCTGGCTGATGCGACTGGTCGGGTAA
- a CDS encoding transcriptional regulator, LacI family (PFAM: periplasmic binding protein/LacI transcriptional regulator; regulatory protein LacI~SMART: regulatory protein LacI~KEGG: dde:Dde_3654 LacI family transcription regulator): MKNITIKDIARELNLSTSTVSRALRDSTEIGPETKKRVLELAHRLDYNPNPVALSLLSSQSNDIGVIVPEIANPFFAIVIAGIEDVAFAQGYHVVIYQSHEDYAREVLNVKHIYNRRKDGLLVSVATATTDYTHFKNIHERGFPIVFFDRICEEIDTHSVSVDDFEGGYKATEHLIKQGCERIAHVSGPDHLLISRRRLQGYRAALIEYGKPLLDELVVSSPYSATNALETVQSLLAMPKRPDGIFASSDNIAIGCHAAIIAAGLRMPDDIALVGFSDLPIAAMLNPPLSSVAQPAFEMGRSAAELLIKLIRNPGEHSTSISNMLKTKLMVRKSSMRISD; this comes from the coding sequence ATGAAGAACATTACCATAAAAGACATTGCCCGTGAATTGAACCTGTCTACATCGACCGTTTCGAGGGCGTTGAGAGATAGCACCGAGATTGGCCCTGAGACAAAAAAGCGGGTGCTGGAGTTAGCACATCGGCTCGATTATAATCCGAACCCGGTTGCTCTGAGTTTATTGAGCAGCCAGAGCAATGACATTGGCGTTATTGTGCCGGAAATTGCCAACCCGTTCTTTGCCATTGTTATTGCTGGTATTGAAGATGTAGCGTTTGCGCAGGGCTACCATGTCGTTATTTACCAGAGTCACGAAGATTATGCCCGCGAAGTGCTCAATGTTAAGCACATTTATAACCGGCGAAAAGACGGCTTACTGGTGTCCGTAGCCACGGCAACGACAGATTATACGCATTTTAAGAACATTCACGAACGGGGGTTTCCCATCGTCTTTTTCGACCGTATCTGCGAGGAGATCGACACGCACTCGGTATCTGTCGATGATTTTGAAGGAGGGTACAAAGCTACGGAGCATTTGATCAAGCAGGGATGCGAGCGCATCGCCCACGTGTCGGGACCCGATCATCTGCTCATCAGCCGTCGGCGATTACAGGGGTATCGGGCTGCGCTCATCGAATATGGCAAACCGCTACTCGATGAGCTGGTTGTTTCTTCGCCTTACTCTGCAACCAATGCGCTGGAAACCGTTCAATCTTTACTGGCAATGCCTAAGCGACCGGATGGTATTTTTGCTTCCAGCGATAACATTGCCATTGGCTGTCATGCGGCCATCATTGCTGCGGGCCTTCGAATGCCCGATGATATTGCCCTGGTTGGCTTCTCAGATTTGCCCATCGCGGCCATGCTCAACCCGCCCCTAAGCTCGGTGGCGCAGCCCGCCTTTGAGATGGGACGTTCGGCGGCCGAGTTGCTGATAAAGCTAATCCGAAACCCGGGAGAACATTCCACGTCCATCAGTAATATGTTAAAAACTAAACTGATGGTCAGAAAGTCGTCGATGCGGATATCCGATTGA
- a CDS encoding secretion protein HlyD family protein (PFAM: secretion protein HlyD family protein~KEGG: pfl:PFL_4126 HlyD family secretion protein) gives MNKKTLFRVGGVIVLVIALFFGYSEFRYLQRHETTDDAQIDGDVNPVIPKAGGYVKAIRFKDNQFVKEGDTLVVLDDADYRIRVAQAEAALQSAMAAAGVSRSQVSVASATIQSSQASVLTARNQVATAQANVTAAQARARKANQDFERYSRLLAEKTVPQQQFDAVQAERDAAQAQLQAAQAQLQTAQAQVAAAGTQTGVTSSQRRATEGQISVAQAAIKQRQTELDMANLQLSYTIVRAPVSGVVSKRAVQVGQLVQPGQALCSIVGNTSLWVTANFKETQLKQMQPGQKVEVDVDAFEGDKLVGQVGSFAGATGAKFTLLPPDNATGNYVKVVQRVPVRIELDKNSPLYARLRPGMSATVAVDLQK, from the coding sequence ATGAACAAGAAAACTTTATTCCGCGTAGGGGGCGTTATTGTCCTAGTCATTGCTCTCTTTTTCGGGTACAGCGAGTTTCGGTACCTGCAACGTCACGAAACCACCGACGATGCGCAGATTGATGGCGACGTGAATCCGGTGATTCCCAAAGCCGGTGGATACGTGAAAGCGATTCGCTTTAAAGACAACCAGTTTGTTAAGGAAGGCGATACGCTGGTCGTGCTGGACGATGCCGATTATCGTATCCGGGTAGCTCAGGCCGAAGCCGCTTTGCAGAGTGCGATGGCAGCCGCCGGGGTGTCTCGCTCGCAGGTGAGTGTTGCTTCGGCAACGATACAAAGTTCTCAGGCTAGCGTACTGACGGCCCGGAATCAGGTTGCTACAGCCCAGGCCAACGTGACGGCTGCTCAGGCCCGCGCCCGGAAAGCCAATCAGGATTTTGAACGGTATAGCCGCCTGCTGGCCGAAAAAACGGTTCCTCAACAACAATTCGACGCCGTACAGGCCGAACGGGATGCTGCTCAGGCTCAATTACAAGCCGCTCAGGCTCAACTCCAGACGGCTCAGGCGCAGGTAGCTGCCGCCGGTACGCAAACGGGTGTTACCAGTTCGCAGCGCCGGGCAACGGAAGGTCAGATTTCGGTAGCACAGGCCGCTATCAAACAACGGCAGACGGAACTGGATATGGCTAATCTTCAACTGTCCTATACCATTGTACGGGCGCCGGTTTCGGGCGTGGTGTCGAAGCGGGCGGTGCAGGTCGGCCAACTCGTTCAACCCGGTCAGGCGTTGTGTTCGATTGTTGGTAACACGAGCCTTTGGGTTACGGCTAACTTCAAAGAAACACAGTTGAAACAAATGCAGCCCGGCCAAAAGGTTGAAGTCGATGTCGACGCCTTTGAAGGCGATAAGCTGGTTGGCCAGGTGGGTTCGTTTGCCGGTGCAACGGGTGCCAAATTCACCCTGCTTCCTCCCGACAACGCAACGGGTAACTACGTGAAAGTGGTACAACGGGTTCCGGTTCGTATCGAGCTGGATAAAAACAGCCCGCTTTACGCCCGGCTTCGTCCTGGGATGAGTGCGACAGTAGCCGTGGATTTACAGAAATAG